A window of Lujinxingia sediminis contains these coding sequences:
- a CDS encoding alpha/beta fold hydrolase, with protein sequence MRKEGERPTNWLILRGLAREQRHWGPFVDIFEAKVPGARVHTLDLPGVGTECQRESPTTVAGIVGDLRRRLMPLREEHPGGWGLLGVSLGGMVTMKWGELHPDDFARLVIINSSAGNLNGPLQRLNARILPDMVRAMVDPDPVERERRILGFTSALIEDREIVARQAASFAEDAPIRRRNALKQLLAAAAFKAPGELRVPALVLGAGGDAMVDPRCAWQLARHLRAPLHVHPTAGHELPLDDPEWVAMQVEGWCG encoded by the coding sequence ATGCGTAAGGAAGGCGAACGTCCGACGAACTGGCTGATTCTGCGCGGGCTGGCCCGCGAGCAGCGCCACTGGGGACCTTTTGTCGATATTTTTGAGGCAAAAGTGCCCGGTGCTCGCGTGCACACGCTCGATCTGCCCGGGGTGGGCACCGAATGTCAGCGCGAGAGCCCGACGACGGTGGCGGGCATCGTCGGCGACCTGCGCCGGCGCCTGATGCCCCTGCGCGAGGAGCATCCGGGTGGCTGGGGCCTGCTGGGTGTCTCGCTGGGCGGCATGGTCACCATGAAGTGGGGGGAGCTTCATCCCGACGATTTTGCTCGCCTGGTCATCATCAACTCCAGCGCCGGCAACCTCAACGGACCGCTGCAGCGTCTCAATGCCCGCATTCTACCCGATATGGTGCGCGCGATGGTTGATCCGGACCCGGTGGAGCGGGAGCGCCGCATTCTCGGCTTCACCTCGGCGCTGATCGAAGATCGCGAGATCGTGGCCCGGCAGGCCGCCAGCTTCGCCGAGGATGCGCCGATTCGCCGTCGCAACGCCCTCAAACAGCTCCTGGCCGCAGCTGCGTTTAAAGCTCCCGGCGAGCTCCGAGTGCCGGCACTGGTGCTGGGCGCCGGGGGGGACGCGATGGTTGACCCGCGCTGTGCCTGGCAGCTGGCGCGCCATCTGCGCGCGCCGCTGCACGTGCATCCAACCGCCGGCCATGAGTTGCCGCTCGATGATCCGGAGTGGGTGGCGATGCAGGTGGAGGGGTGGTGTGGTTAG
- a CDS encoding TraB family protein, whose protein sequence is MSHTGAEAPAQPPSGEELRASAPQPHSPDESQALALPPPGVHRQVVRHGERRFVILDLPRVDDASLHALRATLQDLRPQALAVELDTQRLEWIGNQESWQALNLIDVLKARKGTLLNAYLALRIFQKRFGSFDGTEPGDEFRVAMEEAERSEAPLHLVDRDMTITGLRAWRRSPVWMRLLLILTMTFGSFRRTKARPASEHRDRVQRRLKRLERSLPAAKAAFVDERDAHLACSIEAIDAPEVVAVLSTVHADRVATLLQAGPRPEACSDAVPPKSLFSRIFPWVISAAIIATFTLGFALGDPSTIRQALLTWFLVNGVCTAIATSAALAHPLTILASSLSAPIVSLNPAVGAGMVGGLVQLLIAPPSIKELEQVGDDIARLKGWWQNRLAKIALVFILANLGSTIGTVVALLMFPDLFGS, encoded by the coding sequence GTGTCGCATACCGGCGCCGAAGCCCCGGCTCAGCCGCCCTCCGGCGAGGAGCTCCGGGCCAGCGCGCCCCAGCCTCACAGCCCCGATGAAAGCCAGGCCCTGGCGCTGCCTCCCCCCGGGGTGCATCGCCAGGTGGTGCGACATGGCGAGCGCCGCTTTGTGATCCTCGATCTTCCCCGGGTCGATGACGCCTCGCTTCACGCGCTGCGCGCTACCCTCCAGGATCTTCGCCCGCAGGCGCTGGCGGTGGAGCTCGACACCCAGCGCCTGGAGTGGATCGGCAACCAGGAGAGCTGGCAGGCCCTCAACCTCATCGACGTCCTCAAAGCCAGAAAAGGCACGCTGCTCAACGCGTACCTCGCGCTGCGCATCTTCCAGAAACGTTTTGGCTCTTTCGATGGCACCGAGCCCGGCGATGAGTTCCGCGTAGCCATGGAAGAGGCCGAGCGCAGCGAGGCACCGCTGCACCTGGTCGACCGCGATATGACCATCACCGGGCTGCGCGCCTGGCGGCGCTCACCGGTGTGGATGCGCCTGCTGCTCATCCTCACCATGACCTTCGGATCCTTCCGTCGCACCAAGGCTCGGCCCGCCTCCGAGCACCGCGACCGCGTCCAGCGCCGTTTAAAACGCCTGGAGCGCTCTCTGCCCGCAGCCAAAGCCGCCTTTGTCGACGAGCGCGACGCCCACCTGGCGTGCAGCATCGAGGCCATCGACGCCCCGGAGGTCGTCGCGGTGCTCAGCACCGTGCACGCCGACCGCGTCGCCACTCTGCTTCAAGCGGGCCCGCGCCCCGAGGCCTGCTCGGACGCCGTGCCTCCCAAAAGCCTCTTCTCCCGCATCTTCCCCTGGGTGATCAGCGCGGCGATCATCGCCACCTTCACTCTGGGCTTTGCCCTGGGCGACCCCTCCACGATACGCCAGGCCCTCTTGACCTGGTTTCTCGTCAACGGCGTCTGCACCGCCATCGCCACCAGCGCAGCGCTGGCTCACCCCTTGACGATCCTGGCCAGCTCGCTGAGCGCCCCCATCGTCTCGCTTAACCCGGCCGTCGGCGCCGGCATGGTCGGTGGCCTCGTGCAACTTCTCATCGCCCCCCCCAGCATCAAAGAGCTTGAGCAGGTCGGCGACGACATCGCGCGCCTCAAAGGGTGGTGGCAAAACCGCCTGGCCAAAATCGCCCTGGTCTTCATCCTGGCCAACCTCGGCAGCACCATCGGCACGGTGGTGGCTCTCCTGATGTTCCCCGACCTTTTCGGAAGTTGA